One Spartobacteria bacterium genomic region harbors:
- the rfbC gene encoding dTDP-4-dehydrorhamnose 3,5-epimerase, which translates to MNVISLAIPEVKLLTPRRFGDHRGFFQQTYVARDYADHGIDAVFIQDNWSRSCSGTLRGLHYQLKHAQAKLVSVIRGSVFDVAVDIRVGSPTFGQSVGAELSEENASQLFVPRGFAHGFLVLSETVDFMYKCDNYYTPGDEYGIRWNDPALHLTWPSILVDPILSDKDLITPFLNDVPENLLPKYEAGEK; encoded by the coding sequence ATGAATGTAATCTCATTGGCCATTCCCGAAGTTAAATTGCTGACACCCAGACGTTTTGGTGATCATCGCGGGTTCTTTCAGCAGACCTATGTGGCGCGTGATTATGCAGACCATGGCATTGACGCGGTGTTTATACAGGACAACTGGTCGCGCTCCTGCAGCGGCACCCTGCGCGGCCTGCATTATCAATTGAAGCATGCCCAGGCCAAACTGGTCAGTGTGATTCGCGGTTCCGTTTTTGATGTGGCGGTAGATATTCGCGTGGGGTCACCCACTTTCGGGCAGAGCGTCGGGGCGGAACTATCCGAGGAAAATGCCAGTCAACTTTTTGTCCCTCGCGGTTTTGCACATGGATTTCTGGTGCTCAGCGAGACCGTCGATTTTATGTACAAATGCGATAATTATTATACCCCCGGCGACGAATACGGTATCCGTTGGAACGACCCGGCATTGCATCTGACCTGGCCGTCCATACTGGTCGATCCCATTCTTTCTGACAAGGATTTGATTACGCCCTTTTTAAATGATGTGCCTGAAAATCTGTTGCCAAAATATGAGGCAGGTGAAAAATGA
- the rfbD gene encoding dTDP-4-dehydrorhamnose reductase, which translates to MKTMIIGSLGQLGTDCMGQFADADVLGLDYKEVDITRRDKLFAVLNDLKPDVIVNCAAYTAVDKCESEEELARKVNADGPAYLAEWTEANQSYLVHISTDYVFDGRLPLYQSYVESHAVHPVSAYGRTKAEGEQRIMAATDRCAILRTAWLCSTHGNNFLKTVFRITQSGKPMRIINEQFGSFTWSHTLARQIRAIADARVQGLFHATSEGYCSWYELAVAYMEHTKCPYDISPCTAAEYPTPATRPVNSILENAHLKSLDMNLFVAWQDELKAFCSHLS; encoded by the coding sequence ATGAAAACAATGATTATCGGGAGTCTTGGTCAACTGGGCACCGACTGCATGGGACAATTTGCCGATGCAGACGTGCTGGGATTAGATTATAAAGAGGTCGATATCACGAGACGGGATAAGCTGTTCGCTGTCCTCAATGATTTAAAACCCGACGTCATTGTCAATTGTGCGGCCTATACGGCAGTGGATAAATGCGAATCCGAAGAAGAACTGGCACGAAAAGTCAATGCCGACGGGCCTGCCTATCTGGCGGAATGGACAGAAGCGAATCAGTCTTATCTTGTGCATATTTCCACAGACTATGTCTTTGACGGAAGGCTGCCTCTTTATCAGTCCTATGTAGAATCACACGCAGTACATCCGGTATCTGCCTATGGACGAACCAAGGCCGAAGGCGAGCAGCGCATCATGGCCGCAACCGATCGCTGTGCTATTCTACGTACGGCATGGTTATGCAGTACTCACGGCAATAATTTTCTAAAAACTGTTTTTCGTATTACGCAGAGCGGGAAGCCCATGAGGATTATCAATGAACAATTTGGTTCTTTCACGTGGTCGCACACGCTGGCTCGCCAGATTCGTGCCATAGCCGATGCGCGTGTTCAGGGATTATTTCACGCAACCAGCGAAGGGTATTGCTCCTGGTACGAGCTGGCGGTGGCGTATATGGAACATACGAAATGTCCCTACGATATCTCGCCCTGTACCGCCGCAGAATATCCCACACCGGCGACGCGGCCTGTGAATTCCATATTGGAAAATGCCCACCTCAAATCACTTGATATGAATCTATTTGTTGCATGGCAGGATGAACTAAAAGCCTTCTGCAGTCATTTATCCTAG